One part of the Halobellus ruber genome encodes these proteins:
- the pspAB gene encoding PspA-associated protein PspAB codes for MGIFDTIRAVLGTSAEADATRDADPEDLFGMSTAYVTMEADLGYESVDAAALCFSGVDSTDFSETVADVEAILGAGEEETGTTFDVREDSHGWEWVVLRDDDPEDLVTSIHFAADEFGERGYGSRLLAAVFGFEADGDRAYWIYSFRRGAYYPFAPRRGKERANDVEFKLQSVLDGELDVEDDESYWYPMWPDTAGGHPWE; via the coding sequence ATGGGCATCTTCGACACGATCCGCGCGGTGCTCGGCACCAGCGCGGAGGCGGACGCGACCCGCGACGCCGACCCCGAGGACCTCTTCGGGATGAGCACCGCCTACGTCACGATGGAGGCCGACCTCGGCTACGAGTCGGTCGACGCTGCGGCGCTGTGTTTCTCCGGCGTCGACAGCACCGACTTCTCCGAAACGGTCGCGGACGTTGAGGCCATCCTGGGCGCCGGCGAGGAGGAGACCGGGACCACCTTCGACGTCCGCGAGGACAGCCACGGGTGGGAGTGGGTGGTCCTCCGCGACGACGACCCCGAGGACCTGGTCACCTCGATCCACTTCGCGGCCGACGAGTTCGGAGAGCGCGGGTACGGCTCCCGGCTGCTCGCGGCGGTGTTCGGCTTCGAGGCCGACGGCGACCGCGCCTACTGGATCTACTCGTTTCGCCGGGGGGCGTACTACCCCTTCGCGCCCCGGCGCGGCAAGGAGCGGGCCAACGACGTCGAGTTCAAACTCCAGTCGGTGCTCGACGGCGAACTCGACGTCGAGGACGACGAGTCCTACTGGTATCCGATGTGGCCCGACACCGCCGGCGGCCACCCCTGGGAGTAG
- a CDS encoding twin-arginine translocation signal domain-containing protein: protein MPSSTPRPTRRQFLRSAAALAGVGAVAGCGGTAESSGTAVSRPDPEPPEDALTDPATVVLRTAPDEAVLREDDDTETDSEARIDEWRHSLIADRGTAASVSVADVDGAGAARQFLADTDFDAETVYVEGHVVGECYDRRLCWVRWTTERVETSYARVLRDADVACSADARVGVTHLIRLPVALDPGQVSRFSSRGGSGRCRTSPADGSNRSTEGGS, encoded by the coding sequence ATGCCCTCCAGTACGCCCCGCCCGACCAGACGCCAGTTCCTCCGCTCGGCCGCCGCGCTCGCGGGCGTCGGCGCCGTCGCCGGCTGCGGCGGCACCGCCGAATCGTCGGGAACGGCTGTCAGTCGACCGGACCCCGAACCGCCCGAGGACGCCCTCACCGATCCGGCTACGGTCGTCCTGCGTACCGCACCCGACGAGGCCGTGCTTCGGGAGGACGACGACACGGAGACCGACTCGGAAGCCCGGATCGACGAGTGGCGCCACAGCCTGATCGCCGACAGGGGGACCGCGGCGTCGGTGTCGGTCGCGGACGTCGACGGCGCCGGGGCCGCCCGGCAGTTCCTCGCGGACACCGACTTCGACGCGGAGACGGTGTACGTCGAGGGCCACGTCGTCGGCGAGTGTTACGACCGGCGGCTGTGTTGGGTCCGGTGGACGACCGAGCGGGTCGAGACCAGCTACGCGCGGGTGCTCCGCGACGCCGACGTGGCGTGTTCGGCCGACGCCAGGGTCGGCGTGACCCACCTGATCCGGTTGCCGGTCGCGCTCGACCCCGGGCAGGTGAGCAGATTCAGTTCGCGCGGCGGCAGCGGTCGGTGCCGGACGTCGCCGGCGGACGGGTCGAACCGCTCGACGGAGGGAGGGTCGTGA
- the radA gene encoding DNA repair and recombination protein RadA yields MPQDDLESLPGVGPATADKLTEAGFESYQAIAVASPGEMSNTADVGESTAADIINAARDAADVGGFETGSTVLERREEIGKLSWLIPEVDDLLGGGIETQSITEVYGEFGAGKSQVTHQMAVNVQLPPEHGGLGGGCIFIDSEDTFRPERIDDMIRGLDDEIIEGILERRGIEGTPGDDETMKALLDSFLEHIHVAKAFNSNHQILLAEKAKELAKDNEDAEFPIRLLCVDSLTAHFRAEYVGRGELAERQQKLNKHLHDLMRIGDLYNTAVLVTNQVASNPDSYFGDPTQPIGGNILGHTSTFRMYLRKSKGDKRIVRLVDAPNLADGEAVMRVQDEGLKPE; encoded by the coding sequence ATGCCACAAGACGATCTCGAGAGCCTGCCCGGCGTCGGTCCAGCTACCGCAGACAAGCTAACCGAAGCGGGGTTCGAGAGCTACCAGGCGATCGCCGTCGCGAGCCCAGGGGAGATGTCGAACACCGCCGACGTGGGGGAGTCGACCGCTGCGGACATCATCAACGCCGCCCGCGACGCCGCCGACGTCGGCGGGTTCGAGACCGGCTCGACCGTTCTGGAACGCCGCGAGGAGATCGGCAAGCTCTCGTGGCTGATCCCGGAGGTCGACGACCTGCTGGGCGGCGGAATCGAGACCCAGTCGATCACGGAGGTGTACGGCGAGTTCGGCGCGGGGAAGTCGCAGGTGACCCACCAGATGGCGGTCAACGTCCAGCTCCCGCCGGAGCACGGCGGCCTCGGCGGCGGCTGTATCTTCATCGACTCCGAAGACACCTTCCGGCCCGAACGGATCGACGATATGATCCGCGGGCTCGACGACGAGATCATCGAGGGCATACTGGAGCGCCGCGGGATCGAAGGCACGCCCGGCGACGACGAGACGATGAAGGCGCTTCTGGACAGCTTCCTCGAACACATCCACGTCGCGAAGGCGTTCAACTCAAATCACCAGATCCTGCTGGCGGAGAAGGCAAAGGAACTCGCCAAGGACAACGAGGACGCGGAGTTCCCGATCCGGCTGCTCTGTGTGGACTCGCTGACCGCTCACTTCCGCGCGGAGTACGTCGGCCGCGGCGAACTCGCCGAACGCCAGCAGAAGCTCAACAAACACCTCCACGACCTGATGCGGATCGGCGACCTCTACAACACCGCCGTCCTCGTTACGAACCAGGTCGCCTCCAACCCCGACTCGTACTTCGGCGACCCGACCCAGCCGATCGGCGGCAACATCCTGGGTCACACTTCGACGTTCCGGATGTACCTCCGGAAGTCGAAGGGCGACAAGCGGATCGTCCGGCTGGTCGACGCGCCCAATCTCGCTGACGGCGAGGCCGTGATGCGCGTCCAGGACGAGGGGCTGAAGCCGGAATAG